The following are encoded together in the Melitaea cinxia chromosome 22, ilMelCinx1.1, whole genome shotgun sequence genome:
- the LOC123664555 gene encoding DNA polymerase epsilon subunit 2, giving the protein MAELQQLRLEINNAFKLSGFTIRREASIYLAEQLVSLSQQERKKKIDKLLAHILHQCLSQPVLEKQHIEVAYKECSSSGLEESETVLNIIDAFSVPKLNYDNERNKFVKDISASNNLYPEPKWKAQFLIDRYTMIWHRTARNKLFAKETLPSMESENRFQLRKIEVLQSSSSRVDDVIVLGFLAQLTEGKYYLEDPTGSVLLDLTETRYHSGLFTESSFVLAEGYYDDKVLHVMGLVLPPAESRSASLPFFGSLNTFGGKSKTLLKNSQNLLKIEQENEDGVIVFISDVWFDNLKVISKLKTLFAGYNDFPPIAIVFMGEFLSCPYGYEHSTQLRAALINLSDVIFPFTKLRQSCKFIFVPGRGDPVAPNILPRPAIPNSITKEIREKLGDSVIFTTNPCRIQYCTQEFVIMRQDLVTKMCRNSIHFPETGDIPDHLTKTLLSQCTLSPLSLGVQPIYWKHADALNLYPMPDLVVVADHFQPYTRMYQNCHVMNPGSFPRTEFSFKVYVPASRTVEDSQIPNDET; this is encoded by the coding sequence ATGGCTGAATTGCAGCAATTAAGATTAGAAATAAACAATGCCTTCAAACTTAGCGGCTTCACTATTCGTAGAGAAGCTAGTATATACTTAGCGGAGCAGCTGGTGTCCTTATCACAACaggaaagaaagaaaaagattGATAAGTTACTAGCACATATTCTGCATCAATGTCTTTCACAGCCAGTTCTAGAAAAGCAACATATAGAAGTAGCTTACAAAGAATGCTCGTCTTCCGGTCTTGAAGAAAGTGAAACCGTTTTGAATATTATCGACGCATTCAGTGTTCCGAAGCTCAATTACGACAACGAGagaaataaatttgttaaagaTATTAGTGCAAGCAATAACCTGTACCCGGAACCGAAATGGAAAGCGCAATTTTTGATTGATAGGTACACAATGATCTGGCACAGAACAGCAAGAAACAAACTATTTGCGAAAGAAACGTTGCCATCAATGGAAAGTGAGAATCGGTTTCAATTACGCAAAATTGAGGTATTACAAAGTTCGTCAAGTAGAGTTGATGATGTTATAGTGCTGGGTTTTTTAGCACAGTTGACAGaaggaaaatattatttagaagaCCCAACGGGTAGTGTTTTACTCGATTTGACAGAAACAAGATATCACTCCGGTTTGTTTACAGAGAGCAGCTTTGTTTTAGCGGAAGGTTACTATGATGATAAAGTTTTACATGTTATGGGCTTAGTACTACCTCCGGCTGAAAGCCGATCTGCATCATTACCATTTTTCGGTAGCTTGAACACATTTGGAGGGAAATCAAAGACATTATTGAAGAATTctcaaaatttattgaaaattgaacAAGAAAACGAGGATGGGGTAATTGTTTTCATATCTGATGTATGGTTTGATAATTTAAAGGTTATTTCTAAACTAAAAACATTGTTTGCGGGGTATAATGATTTTCCGCCAATCGCAATAGTTTTTATGGGCGAGTTCCTATCGTGCCCATATGGGTATGAACATAGTACACAATTAAGAGCAGCCCTAATTAACTTAAGTGATGTTATTTTTCCATTTACAAAACTGAGGCAGTCGTGTAAATTCATCTTTGTACCTGGTCGAGGTGACCCCGTCGCTCCTAATATTTTACCAAGACCGGCAATCCCAAATTCAATAACGAAAGAAATTAGAGAAAAATTAGGTGATTCAGTCATATTTACGACAAACCCGTGTAGAATACAATACTGTACACAGGAATTCGTGATAATGCGGCAGGATTTAGTCACAAAGATGTGTCGGAACTCAATTCATTTTCCAGAAACTGGCGATATTCCAGATCACTTAACGAAAACTCTACTAAGTCAATGCACATTGTCTCCACTTTCATTAGGCGTTCAACCTATATACTGGAAACATGCTGATGCATTAAACTTGTATCCTATGCCAGATTTAGTAGTTGTAGCCGATCATTTCCAGCCGTATACAAGAATGTATCAAAACTGTCATGTTATGAATCCAGGATCATTTCCAAGAActgaattttcttttaaagtttATGTGCCTGCCTCTCGAACAGTTGAAGACTCACAAATTCCCAATGATGAAACTTGA